In Nocardioides sp. JQ2195, a genomic segment contains:
- a CDS encoding FAD-dependent monooxygenase produces MRDLLAIGGGPAGLASALYAARAGLDVTVWDKRAGTIDKACGEGLMPGAVSALAGIGIEPTGEDLVGIRYLAGNRSVEAPFRSGLGRGVRRTTLHSAMRSAVVAAGASLEQRCAEHIRAESDGVEVDGQHFRHVVAADGLHSPARRLLGLEGRASPRRRFGLRRHYRVVPWTSFVEVHWADSAEAYVTPVADGVVGVALLTSSRGSFEDHLMRFGPLRARLRDAAPIGDVLGAGPLRQRARRRVAGRVLLVGDAGGYVDALTGEGVAMALAQARAAVAAIVDNDPMRYENEWHDITRRYRLLTASLLGATRFTPLRRALVPTAERLPGVFSAAVNALARPA; encoded by the coding sequence ATGAGGGACCTCCTGGCGATCGGTGGCGGTCCCGCCGGGCTGGCCAGTGCCCTGTATGCCGCACGCGCCGGTCTCGACGTGACGGTGTGGGACAAGCGCGCCGGCACCATCGACAAGGCCTGCGGCGAGGGGCTGATGCCCGGTGCCGTCTCCGCGCTCGCGGGCATCGGGATCGAGCCGACCGGTGAGGACCTCGTCGGGATCCGCTACCTTGCCGGGAACCGCTCGGTCGAGGCGCCGTTCCGCAGTGGGCTCGGTCGCGGCGTCCGACGCACCACCCTGCACTCTGCGATGCGGTCAGCGGTCGTGGCCGCCGGCGCATCACTGGAACAGCGATGTGCCGAGCACATCCGGGCGGAATCCGACGGCGTCGAGGTGGACGGGCAGCACTTCCGCCACGTCGTGGCCGCCGACGGACTCCACTCTCCTGCTCGGCGCCTGCTCGGACTGGAGGGCCGAGCATCGCCTCGACGACGCTTCGGGCTGCGCAGGCACTACCGGGTCGTGCCGTGGACGTCATTCGTCGAGGTGCACTGGGCCGACTCGGCCGAGGCCTATGTCACCCCCGTCGCCGACGGCGTGGTCGGTGTTGCCCTGTTGACCTCCTCCCGAGGCTCGTTCGAGGACCACCTGATGCGATTCGGACCGTTGCGGGCCCGACTGCGCGATGCCGCGCCGATCGGTGACGTCCTCGGGGCGGGGCCGCTCCGGCAGCGGGCCCGACGACGGGTCGCCGGCCGGGTGCTGCTCGTCGGGGACGCAGGTGGATACGTCGACGCCCTCACCGGCGAAGGCGTGGCCATGGCCCTGGCCCAGGCTCGAGCGGCCGTTGCCGCGATCGTGGACAATGACCCGATGCGCTATGAGAACGAGTGGCACGACATCACGCGGCGCTACCGCCTGCTCACCGCCTCGCTGCTGGGCGCCACCCGGTTCACTCCGCTTCGTCGGGCGCTGGTCCCGACGGCGGAGCGGCTGCCGGGAGTGTTCTCGGCGGCGGTCAACGCCTTGGCGAGGCCGGCATGA
- a CDS encoding 3-oxoacyl-[acyl-carrier-protein] synthase III C-terminal domain-containing protein, with product MRILSVRGALPEHRYSQAEITHAFTHTMLRVAVDERVVQRLHRNAGVESRHLALPLEKYGELADFTESNDAFIDAGVELGARAVTDALKAVGLTPQDVDLIISATVTGLAVPSLDARVASLTGMRPDVIRMPLVGLGCVAGAAGVARLHDHLAGHRDSVAVLMAVELCSLTLQRDDPSVPNLVASGLFGDGAAAVVAVGADRAEQIDEVPGAPQPEVLRCRSRLYPDSERMMGWDVGTTGLKIVLDSDVPAIVNQYVGEDVRTFLRDCGLTQDDIEWYVAHPGGPKVLEAMQETLGVDREALQVTWDSLARIGNLSSASVLHVLADTLAERPPTPGSYGLMLAMGPGFCSELVLLRAPESAR from the coding sequence ATGAGAATCCTGAGCGTCCGGGGGGCCCTGCCCGAGCACCGCTACAGCCAGGCGGAGATCACCCACGCCTTCACGCACACGATGCTGCGCGTCGCCGTCGACGAGAGGGTCGTCCAACGCCTTCACCGCAACGCCGGAGTCGAGTCGCGTCATCTGGCCCTGCCGCTGGAGAAGTATGGCGAGCTGGCCGACTTCACGGAGTCCAACGACGCATTCATCGACGCCGGGGTCGAGCTCGGCGCCCGCGCCGTCACCGACGCGCTGAAGGCCGTCGGGCTCACCCCGCAGGACGTCGACCTCATCATCTCCGCGACCGTCACCGGCCTCGCGGTCCCCTCGCTCGACGCCCGCGTCGCCTCCCTGACCGGGATGCGTCCCGACGTGATCCGGATGCCACTGGTCGGGTTGGGTTGCGTCGCCGGTGCCGCCGGAGTCGCACGACTGCACGACCACCTCGCCGGCCATCGCGACAGCGTGGCCGTGCTGATGGCCGTCGAGCTGTGTTCCCTGACCCTTCAGCGTGACGACCCCTCGGTGCCGAACCTGGTCGCGAGTGGGCTGTTCGGTGACGGCGCAGCGGCCGTGGTCGCCGTCGGTGCCGACCGCGCCGAGCAGATCGATGAGGTCCCCGGCGCGCCCCAGCCGGAGGTGCTGCGCTGCCGGAGCCGGCTCTACCCCGACTCCGAGCGGATGATGGGCTGGGACGTCGGCACGACCGGCTTGAAGATCGTGCTGGACAGCGACGTGCCCGCGATCGTCAACCAGTACGTCGGCGAGGACGTGCGCACCTTCCTCCGGGACTGCGGCCTGACGCAGGACGACATCGAGTGGTACGTCGCGCACCCGGGCGGACCGAAGGTCCTCGAGGCCATGCAGGAGACCCTCGGCGTGGACAGGGAGGCACTGCAGGTGACCTGGGACTCCCTGGCCCGGATCGGCAACCTGTCCTCGGCGTCGGTGCTTCACGTGCTTGCCGACACCCTCGCCGAGCGGCCACCCACGCCGGGCTCCTACGGGCTGATGCTCGCCATGGGCCCCGGATTCTGCTCCGAGCTCGTGCTGCTCCGGGCACCGGAGTCGGCCAGATGA
- a CDS encoding glutaredoxin domain-containing protein: MRWLWLLVLAVTGMLVVDAARDGSIALAVVYGALGLAYSWWLSPWRFGGDAKHAEVERLPASERAVVIYWRPGCAYCARLRFRLGRGGRRATWVNIWQDPEAAAFVRSVNDGNETVPTVLIDGRPTTNPDPALVRDRLRAGRS; the protein is encoded by the coding sequence ATGCGCTGGCTCTGGCTCCTGGTGCTCGCAGTGACGGGCATGCTCGTGGTCGATGCCGCGCGGGACGGCTCGATCGCCCTGGCCGTGGTGTACGGCGCCCTGGGGCTGGCGTACTCCTGGTGGCTCAGCCCGTGGCGGTTCGGTGGAGACGCCAAGCATGCAGAGGTCGAGCGGCTGCCGGCGTCCGAGCGGGCAGTGGTGATCTACTGGCGACCGGGCTGTGCCTATTGTGCGCGGCTGCGGTTTCGTCTGGGGCGCGGTGGGCGCCGGGCGACCTGGGTCAACATCTGGCAGGACCCGGAGGCTGCAGCGTTCGTCCGCAGCGTCAACGACGGCAACGAGACGGTCCCGACGGTCCTGATCGACGGTCGCCCGACCACGAACCCTGACCCGGCACTGGTGCGGGACCGGCTGAGGGCCGGACGGTCATGA
- a CDS encoding UbiA family prenyltransferase: protein MRTPQVTRRPTVLLSLVRAAHFGPSVAVTVVVALLAVALDLSAYEGLVVTAAVFTGQLTIGWGNDLLDADRDRAVGRGDKPLASRDLAPSFVLRCLLIVGVACVVLSLMVGWRSGMTHVVLGVLSGHLYNLYLKASPWSWLPYAVAFGSLPAVVSLAGHPSELPPAWMVTTAAALGVAAHFLNTLPDLEDDVATGVRGLPHRLGAVRCRLIATALLILATAVAVLGPAGAPAPWAWTTLVVVVAIASIALFGRGKAPFYATVTIALVDVVLLVAVAR, encoded by the coding sequence GTGAGGACTCCACAGGTCACGCGTCGGCCCACCGTGCTGCTCTCGCTCGTCCGAGCCGCCCACTTCGGCCCCTCGGTCGCCGTCACCGTCGTCGTGGCGCTGCTGGCCGTTGCCCTCGACCTGTCCGCGTATGAGGGCCTCGTCGTCACTGCCGCGGTCTTCACCGGCCAGCTGACGATCGGCTGGGGCAACGACCTGCTCGACGCCGATCGCGATCGCGCGGTCGGCCGAGGTGACAAGCCGTTGGCGAGCCGCGACCTGGCACCGTCCTTCGTGCTGCGTTGCCTGCTCATTGTCGGTGTCGCCTGTGTCGTGCTGTCGTTGATGGTTGGCTGGCGCAGCGGGATGACGCACGTGGTCCTCGGTGTCCTGTCCGGCCACCTCTACAACCTGTACCTGAAGGCGTCACCCTGGTCCTGGCTTCCCTACGCCGTGGCGTTCGGCTCGCTGCCCGCCGTCGTCTCTCTCGCGGGCCACCCGTCCGAGCTGCCCCCGGCGTGGATGGTCACCACTGCGGCCGCACTAGGGGTGGCCGCGCACTTCCTCAACACGCTGCCCGACCTCGAGGACGACGTGGCCACCGGCGTACGCGGGCTTCCGCACCGGTTGGGCGCCGTCCGCTGCCGACTCATCGCCACGGCGCTGCTGATCCTCGCCACGGCGGTCGCGGTCCTCGGCCCTGCCGGGGCACCGGCCCCGTGGGCCTGGACCACGCTCGTCGTCGTGGTTGCCATCGCCAGCATCGCGCTGTTCGGTCGCGGCAAGGCACCCTTCTACGCAACCGTCACGATCGCGCTGGTCGACGTCGTGCTGCTGGTGGCGGTGGCCCGATGA
- a CDS encoding geranylgeranyl reductase family protein: MTAWDLAVVGAGPAGAATALGALRVNPALRVALLDRADFPRDKSCGDGIAPQVIDLLDEAGVSGIVNDRVPVPRLRLDRGSFGVDRKMTRPTWVVPRTVFDQRLVRAAQTAGATLVRHRVRRLVQGSTLILDDEVEARTLVGADGAHSVIRRALGLDPGPMAVAIRGYSPTPASRSGQQVIVFDTARQPAYAWSFDRGDGLSNVGYGELLDHRRDGPTRAQMLERLDTLLPGATDGGTDWKGHQLPLSTGRWRPPAGRVMLVGDAAGLVNPMTGEGIYYAVATGLAAGRAAARALAAGDPTTAGARCASAIQPLLGGHLRHVAVAAWLCRHGSVIDAGLRASAVDQRVFDDLVELGLANGRITTAMARGLVRELAGASRSRGLRRRRNDTEESPA; encoded by the coding sequence ATGACGGCCTGGGACCTGGCGGTCGTGGGGGCGGGTCCGGCTGGCGCGGCCACGGCGCTCGGAGCGCTGCGCGTCAACCCGGCCCTCCGCGTGGCGTTGCTCGACCGCGCTGATTTCCCCCGCGACAAGTCCTGTGGCGACGGGATCGCCCCGCAGGTCATCGATCTCCTCGACGAGGCCGGCGTCAGCGGGATCGTCAACGACCGGGTGCCGGTCCCCCGGCTTCGACTCGATCGCGGCTCGTTCGGCGTCGACCGGAAGATGACGCGGCCGACGTGGGTGGTCCCCCGGACAGTCTTCGACCAACGGCTGGTCCGGGCCGCGCAGACCGCCGGCGCGACACTGGTGCGGCACAGGGTCCGCAGGCTTGTCCAAGGGTCCACGCTCATCCTCGACGACGAGGTGGAGGCGCGCACGCTCGTCGGCGCGGACGGCGCGCACTCCGTGATCCGTCGGGCGCTCGGTCTGGACCCGGGGCCGATGGCGGTCGCGATCCGTGGCTACTCCCCCACTCCTGCGAGCCGGTCGGGTCAACAGGTCATCGTCTTCGACACTGCGCGGCAGCCGGCCTACGCCTGGTCCTTCGACCGCGGCGACGGCCTGTCGAACGTCGGCTACGGCGAGCTGCTCGACCACCGGCGCGACGGCCCTACCAGGGCCCAGATGCTGGAGAGGCTCGACACCCTGTTGCCGGGCGCGACCGACGGCGGCACCGACTGGAAGGGGCACCAGCTCCCACTGTCGACGGGACGCTGGCGCCCGCCCGCGGGGCGGGTGATGCTGGTCGGCGACGCCGCCGGACTGGTGAACCCGATGACCGGCGAGGGCATCTACTACGCCGTGGCCACCGGGCTCGCTGCCGGGCGGGCGGCTGCTCGAGCGTTGGCGGCGGGCGACCCGACGACCGCCGGCGCGCGCTGTGCCAGTGCCATCCAGCCGCTGCTCGGGGGCCATCTGCGTCACGTCGCGGTGGCTGCATGGCTGTGTCGGCACGGCAGCGTGATCGACGCCGGCCTGCGCGCCTCCGCCGTCGACCAACGCGTCTTCGACGACCTGGTCGAGCTCGGACTGGCCAACGGCCGCATCACGACGGCCATGGCGCGCGGCCTCGTCCGCGAGCTGGCCGGCGCCAGCCGGAGCCGGGGTCTCCGGCGACGCCGCAACGACACCGAGGAGAGTCCCGCATGA
- a CDS encoding phosphatase PAP2 family protein, which translates to MTLLELRPLERPPMPTTRPAARVAALAAYVALLVVWIRVIGIPNDAIGVALWLWLMTIVWHIDAPRERHLDFVRDWWRPMLLVIVYWFLRGLADQTFMPVHVTAPVRADEWLGGGTTPTELLQRNLCGDPCIEDSAPRWYDVLLTTVYASHFLAALTIAAVLWMRNRLEWLMWMRRYIATLFIGVAIYFAYPMAPPWMAAKLGVIGDVHRMSGRGWADFDLHRQNMVLMGMANKVAAMPSLHAGIAFLIAFYAVSRLRSPLRWLLLLYPVAMSTALVYYGEHYVIDAVAGAVVALLALVGCSFFERRAAAGS; encoded by the coding sequence ATGACGCTCCTGGAGCTGCGGCCGCTCGAGCGACCACCGATGCCGACCACCCGACCGGCGGCGCGGGTCGCGGCCCTGGCGGCGTACGTCGCCCTGCTGGTCGTCTGGATCCGCGTCATCGGCATCCCCAACGACGCGATCGGCGTGGCCCTCTGGCTCTGGCTGATGACGATCGTCTGGCACATCGACGCACCGCGCGAACGACACCTCGACTTCGTGCGCGACTGGTGGCGGCCGATGCTGCTGGTCATCGTCTACTGGTTCCTGCGTGGCCTCGCGGACCAGACCTTCATGCCGGTGCACGTCACCGCACCGGTCCGCGCCGACGAGTGGCTCGGGGGAGGGACGACTCCCACCGAGCTGCTGCAGCGCAACCTGTGCGGTGACCCGTGCATCGAGGACAGCGCTCCGCGGTGGTACGACGTGCTGCTCACCACCGTGTATGCGTCGCACTTCCTGGCCGCACTGACCATTGCTGCAGTGCTCTGGATGCGCAACCGGCTGGAGTGGCTGATGTGGATGCGGCGCTACATCGCGACCCTGTTCATCGGAGTGGCGATCTATTTCGCCTACCCGATGGCGCCGCCGTGGATGGCCGCCAAGCTCGGCGTCATCGGCGATGTGCACCGGATGAGCGGGCGAGGCTGGGCCGACTTCGACCTGCACCGGCAGAACATGGTGCTGATGGGGATGGCCAACAAGGTGGCCGCGATGCCGTCACTGCATGCCGGAATCGCGTTCCTGATCGCGTTCTACGCGGTCTCGCGGCTTCGCTCACCGCTGCGCTGGCTGCTCCTGCTCTATCCGGTCGCGATGTCCACCGCGCTGGTCTACTACGGGGAGCACTACGTGATTGATGCTGTTGCCGGAGCTGTGGTGGCCCTGCTGGCCCTGGTCGGTTGCTCGTTCTTCGAGAGGCGGGCCGCTGCCGGGTCCTGA
- the idi gene encoding isopentenyl-diphosphate Delta-isomerase, whose product MTAELVILVDEAGRAIGSAPKATVHHAHTPLHLAFSCYVFDRAGRLLLTQRAHDKPTFPGVWTNSFCGHPSPGEDIFEAVERRAGQELGLTLATLDLVLPSFRYEATGANGVRENELCPVFTATATSAVAPDASEVAASQWITWPLFRDEVLAGERDVSVWCAAQVAELAAREAVDGRLTPCTRAELPEAARPEVQ is encoded by the coding sequence ATGACCGCGGAGCTCGTCATCCTCGTCGATGAGGCGGGGAGAGCCATCGGCTCGGCCCCCAAGGCCACGGTGCACCACGCGCACACGCCGTTGCACCTTGCCTTCTCCTGTTATGTCTTCGACCGCGCCGGCCGGCTGCTGCTCACCCAACGGGCCCACGACAAGCCGACCTTCCCGGGCGTGTGGACCAACAGCTTCTGCGGCCACCCGTCACCGGGTGAGGACATCTTCGAGGCGGTCGAGCGCCGGGCCGGGCAGGAGCTCGGGCTCACCCTGGCAACACTCGATCTCGTCCTGCCGAGCTTCCGCTACGAGGCGACCGGGGCCAACGGGGTGCGCGAGAACGAGCTGTGCCCCGTCTTCACGGCGACGGCAACCTCCGCGGTCGCCCCCGACGCCTCCGAGGTGGCAGCGTCGCAGTGGATCACGTGGCCCCTCTTCCGTGACGAGGTGCTCGCCGGTGAACGCGACGTCTCGGTCTGGTGTGCCGCACAGGTCGCAGAACTCGCCGCGCGCGAGGCGGTCGATGGCCGGCTCACACCCTGCACCCGCGCAGAGCTGCCAGAGGCCGCTCGTCCGGAGGTTCAATGA
- the glgX gene encoding glycogen debranching protein GlgX — MESWPGTAYPLGATFDGSGTNFALFSEVAERVELCLFQPAEDGSETFTETRVEVTEVDAFVWHCYVPSIQPGQRYGYRVHGPWDPAQGLRCNPNKLLLDPYAKATSGEIDWDQSLFGYNFGDEESRNDDDSAAHMVHGVVVNPFFDWEGDRRLAIPYNESFIYEAHVKGLTQLHPEVPEEQRGTYAGLAHRAVTDHLTKLGVTAIELMPVHQFVQDSTLLDQGLRNYWGYNTLSFFAPHADYAASGTGQQVQEFKAMVKTMHAAGIEVILDVVYNHTAEGNHLGPTLSFRGIDNPAYYRLVEDDQRYYMDYTGTGNSLNVRHPHSLQLIMDSLRYWVTEMHVDGFRFDLAATLAREFYDVDKLSTFFEMVQQDPVISQVKLIAEPWDIGPGGYQVGGFPPQWTEWNGDYRDTVRDFWRGEPSLGDFASRLAGSSDLYEHSGRRPFASINFVTAHDGFTLRDLVSYDEKHNEANGEDNNDGESHNRSWNHGVEGPTDDPEILEARAREQRNFIATLLLSQGVPMLLHGDELSRTQDGNNNTYAQDSEISWVHWDRADEPLIEFTAAVASLRAKHPTFRRKRFFTGNTVRTGDGERLNDIVWLGLDGEPMADDAWHDGAKAIGMYLNGNGIAGKDARGGTITDDHFLLYFNADGPAQVTLPSDEYAAAWDVVIDTGSDVDTDSVLEAGATVELTSHSVVVLREHREAQPTPDHSVAASLAARSGTDQP; from the coding sequence ATGGAGAGCTGGCCGGGGACGGCCTACCCCTTGGGCGCGACCTTCGACGGCAGCGGCACCAACTTCGCGCTGTTCAGCGAGGTGGCCGAGCGTGTCGAGCTCTGCCTCTTCCAGCCCGCCGAGGACGGGTCCGAGACCTTCACCGAGACCCGGGTGGAGGTGACCGAGGTCGATGCGTTCGTGTGGCACTGCTACGTGCCGTCGATCCAGCCGGGCCAGCGCTACGGCTATCGCGTGCACGGCCCGTGGGATCCCGCCCAGGGCCTGCGCTGCAACCCGAACAAGCTGTTGCTCGACCCCTACGCCAAGGCCACGAGCGGAGAGATCGACTGGGACCAGTCCCTCTTCGGCTACAACTTCGGTGACGAGGAGTCCCGCAACGACGACGACTCCGCGGCCCACATGGTCCACGGCGTCGTCGTCAACCCGTTCTTCGACTGGGAGGGCGACCGCCGGCTGGCCATCCCCTACAACGAGTCCTTCATCTACGAGGCCCACGTGAAGGGCCTCACCCAGCTGCATCCGGAGGTGCCCGAGGAGCAGCGCGGCACCTACGCCGGCCTCGCCCACCGTGCTGTCACCGACCACCTCACCAAGCTCGGCGTCACCGCCATCGAGCTGATGCCGGTGCATCAGTTCGTGCAGGACTCCACCCTGCTCGACCAGGGGCTGCGCAACTACTGGGGCTACAACACGCTGAGCTTCTTCGCCCCCCACGCCGACTACGCCGCGAGCGGCACGGGCCAGCAGGTCCAGGAGTTCAAGGCGATGGTCAAGACGATGCACGCGGCGGGCATCGAGGTGATCCTCGATGTCGTCTACAACCACACCGCGGAGGGCAACCACCTGGGCCCGACGCTGAGCTTCCGGGGCATCGACAACCCGGCGTACTACCGGCTCGTGGAGGACGACCAGCGCTACTACATGGACTACACCGGCACCGGCAACAGCCTCAACGTTCGGCACCCGCACTCGTTGCAGCTGATCATGGACTCGCTGCGCTACTGGGTCACCGAGATGCACGTGGACGGCTTCCGGTTCGACCTCGCCGCCACGCTGGCGCGCGAGTTCTACGACGTCGACAAGCTCTCCACCTTCTTCGAGATGGTGCAGCAGGACCCGGTGATCAGCCAGGTGAAGCTGATCGCCGAGCCGTGGGACATCGGCCCCGGCGGCTACCAGGTCGGCGGCTTCCCGCCGCAGTGGACCGAGTGGAACGGCGACTACCGCGACACCGTGCGTGACTTCTGGCGTGGCGAGCCCTCACTGGGCGACTTCGCGTCGCGGCTCGCGGGCTCCTCGGACCTCTACGAGCACTCGGGTCGCCGGCCGTTCGCCAGCATCAACTTCGTCACCGCCCACGACGGCTTCACGCTGCGAGACCTGGTGTCCTACGACGAGAAGCACAACGAAGCCAACGGTGAGGACAACAACGACGGCGAGAGCCACAACCGCTCGTGGAACCACGGCGTGGAGGGGCCCACCGACGACCCCGAGATCCTCGAGGCCCGGGCCCGCGAGCAGCGCAACTTCATCGCGACCCTGCTGCTCAGCCAAGGCGTGCCGATGCTGCTCCACGGTGACGAGCTCAGCCGCACCCAGGACGGCAACAACAACACCTACGCCCAGGACAGCGAGATCAGCTGGGTCCACTGGGACCGCGCGGACGAGCCGCTGATCGAGTTCACGGCAGCGGTCGCCAGCCTGCGCGCGAAGCATCCGACCTTCCGCCGCAAGCGGTTCTTCACCGGCAACACGGTGCGCACCGGTGACGGCGAGCGCCTCAACGACATCGTCTGGCTGGGTCTCGACGGTGAGCCGATGGCCGACGACGCCTGGCACGACGGCGCCAAGGCGATCGGGATGTACCTCAACGGCAACGGCATCGCGGGCAAGGACGCCCGTGGTGGCACCATCACCGACGACCACTTCCTGCTCTACTTCAACGCCGACGGTCCCGCGCAGGTGACCCTGCCGAGCGACGAGTACGCCGCCGCCTGGGACGTCGTCATCGACACCGGCAGCGACGTCGACACCGATTCCGTGCTCGAGGCTGGTGCCACCGTCGAGCTGACCTCCCACAGTGTCGTCGTGCTGCGCGAGCACCGCGAGGCCCAGCCGACCCCGGACCACTCGGTCGCGGCCTCCCTCGCTGCCCGATCAGGGACCGACCAGCCGTGA
- a CDS encoding gamma carbonic anhydrase family protein, whose amino-acid sequence MLIALADRSPVVPDSAWVAPNATLVGSVHLAEGASVFYGAVLRADNEPITIGPRSNVQDNCVFHVDKGKPVTLGEGVSVGHGAVVHGATIGDHVLVGMGATVMNGAVIGDEVLIAAGALVTEGMEVPPRSLVAGVPGKVRRELTAEEVERLHVNAEIYEEHRELHRGGTVAG is encoded by the coding sequence ATGTTGATCGCACTCGCAGACCGCTCCCCCGTCGTCCCCGACTCCGCGTGGGTGGCGCCCAACGCCACCCTCGTCGGCTCGGTCCACCTGGCCGAGGGGGCGTCCGTCTTCTACGGTGCGGTGCTCCGCGCCGACAACGAGCCGATCACCATCGGCCCACGCTCCAACGTGCAGGACAACTGCGTCTTCCACGTCGACAAGGGCAAGCCCGTCACCCTCGGTGAGGGCGTGTCGGTCGGCCACGGCGCGGTGGTCCACGGGGCCACGATCGGCGACCACGTGCTGGTCGGGATGGGCGCAACGGTGATGAACGGCGCCGTCATCGGCGACGAGGTCCTCATCGCCGCCGGCGCACTGGTCACCGAAGGCATGGAGGTGCCGCCCCGGTCACTGGTCGCGGGAGTGCCCGGGAAGGTACGCCGGGAGCTCACCGCCGAGGAGGTCGAGCGGTTGCACGTCAACGCCGAGATCTACGAGGAGCACCGCGAGCTGCACCGAGGCGGCACGGTCGCGGGCTGA
- a CDS encoding isoprenylcysteine carboxyl methyltransferase family protein: protein MTWFTVLIAVVGLERLAELVVSKRNAAWSFARGGVESGQRHYLVMVVLHTALLVGALIEVWLRRPAFLPVLGWLMLALVLAAQGLRWWCITTLGRQWNTRVIVVPGLPRVTGGPYRFISHPNYVAVVIEGLALPLVHSAWITALVFTLCNAVLLWVRIRVENRALDSLPVAASGVLPDARVRP, encoded by the coding sequence ATGACCTGGTTCACCGTGCTGATCGCCGTCGTCGGGCTCGAACGGCTCGCCGAGCTGGTGGTGTCGAAGCGCAATGCCGCGTGGAGCTTCGCACGCGGTGGCGTGGAGTCCGGACAACGGCACTACCTGGTGATGGTCGTGCTGCACACGGCCCTGCTGGTGGGCGCCCTGATCGAGGTGTGGTTGCGCCGACCTGCGTTCCTCCCCGTCCTCGGTTGGCTGATGCTTGCGCTGGTGCTGGCCGCCCAAGGTCTCCGTTGGTGGTGCATCACCACGTTGGGTCGCCAGTGGAACACCCGGGTCATCGTCGTGCCGGGGCTGCCGCGCGTCACGGGTGGTCCCTACCGCTTCATCTCCCACCCCAACTACGTCGCTGTCGTCATCGAGGGCCTTGCCCTGCCGCTCGTCCACTCCGCCTGGATCACCGCGCTGGTGTTCACCCTCTGCAACGCGGTGCTGCTGTGGGTGCGGATCCGGGTCGAGAACCGGGCGCTGGACTCCTTGCCCGTGGCCGCTTCCGGCGTACTGCCCGACGCACGGGTGAGACCATGA